A window of the Tropheryma whipplei str. Twist genome harbors these coding sequences:
- the tkt gene encoding transketolase yields the protein MEYNVSRERRVSALTVFVWDDKDDLAVNTARVLAADAVENVGNGHPGTAISLAPAAYLLFQKVMRHNPSDPSWAARDRFVLSCGHSSLTLYIQLFLAGYKLSLQDLRGLRQWGSLTPGHPEYGHTPGVEITTGPLGQGLASAVGFAYSARFQRGLFKTDIFDHYVYVIASEGDIEEGVTSEACSLAGLQQLGNLLVILDRNYISIEDNTDIALSEDIKSRYLSYGWQVIEVPWRRAGAEYREDVLSLYEALLEAQKDTDRPSLIILETVIAWPSPGKQNTGAAHGAALGVNEVKDLKRILGFDPEKTFEVPDGVLQHTKGALDRGQSQQDNWENVFSSWRQEHPIEAALFDRLQNGVTPDIDHVLPVFSSEKPISTRAASGQVINRIAEVMPELWGGSADLAESNNTTIKSANSFLPESVTVDHWKSDRYGRILHFGVREHAMAALISGIVLHGNTRVFGGTFLVFSDYMRPAVRLAALMKIPSIFVWTHDSIGLGEDGPTHQPVEHLWALRAIPGLSVIRPADANEVAWAWKEILERRDGPVGLVLSRQNLPVLDRTCLAPASELRKGAYILADGSRYPRLILIATGSEVSLAIGAREVLENRGIPTRVVSAPCLEWFDQQEKSYRNHVLPPDVETRISVEAGLSLGWSKYIGDKGASVSIEHYGASAAGDVLFERFGFTVENIVKTADALLGGCGE from the coding sequence ATGGAATATAATGTTTCGCGGGAACGGAGGGTTTCTGCTTTGACTGTGTTTGTTTGGGATGATAAGGATGATCTGGCGGTAAACACAGCCCGGGTACTTGCGGCAGACGCAGTTGAAAATGTCGGGAACGGTCACCCCGGAACGGCGATTAGTTTGGCACCCGCTGCTTATCTTTTGTTTCAGAAGGTTATGCGCCATAACCCCTCTGATCCTTCCTGGGCGGCGCGCGATAGATTCGTGTTATCCTGCGGTCATAGTTCACTTACCCTATATATTCAGCTTTTTCTGGCCGGCTATAAACTTTCCCTGCAGGATCTTCGAGGCCTTCGCCAGTGGGGCTCGCTGACTCCCGGACACCCGGAATATGGGCATACACCCGGGGTTGAAATTACAACAGGTCCTCTTGGTCAAGGCCTTGCTAGCGCTGTTGGGTTTGCATATTCCGCGCGGTTCCAAAGGGGCCTCTTCAAGACGGATATATTCGATCATTATGTCTATGTGATCGCGAGTGAAGGTGATATAGAAGAAGGTGTTACTTCTGAGGCATGTTCTCTTGCTGGACTTCAGCAGCTCGGTAATCTTTTGGTGATTCTTGACAGAAACTATATAAGTATCGAAGATAATACTGATATAGCCCTTTCTGAAGATATAAAGTCCAGATATCTGTCATACGGTTGGCAAGTAATCGAGGTTCCCTGGCGTCGAGCAGGGGCAGAGTATAGGGAGGATGTCCTCTCCCTCTATGAGGCCCTCTTGGAAGCGCAAAAGGATACTGATAGACCGTCGCTAATAATCCTGGAAACGGTTATCGCTTGGCCATCACCGGGCAAACAAAATACGGGCGCTGCGCATGGTGCTGCACTTGGCGTAAATGAAGTGAAAGACCTGAAGCGTATTCTGGGTTTTGATCCCGAAAAAACATTCGAGGTTCCAGACGGTGTTCTTCAGCACACTAAAGGGGCACTTGATCGAGGCCAGTCACAGCAGGACAATTGGGAAAATGTCTTTTCATCTTGGCGTCAAGAGCATCCCATTGAGGCTGCTTTATTTGACAGATTACAAAATGGGGTTACTCCGGATATAGATCATGTTTTGCCTGTTTTTTCCTCGGAGAAACCGATTTCTACCAGGGCGGCCAGTGGGCAAGTTATAAACCGTATCGCTGAAGTTATGCCAGAGTTATGGGGCGGGTCGGCGGATCTCGCAGAATCGAATAATACGACTATAAAGTCTGCGAACAGTTTCTTACCCGAAAGTGTGACAGTTGATCATTGGAAATCTGATCGTTATGGTCGCATCCTGCACTTTGGAGTGAGGGAACATGCGATGGCTGCGCTAATAAGCGGAATTGTTCTCCACGGGAATACAAGGGTATTTGGTGGGACTTTTTTGGTTTTCAGTGACTATATGCGTCCTGCGGTTAGACTTGCTGCACTCATGAAGATACCATCTATTTTTGTTTGGACTCATGACTCAATAGGACTGGGAGAAGATGGGCCGACTCATCAACCGGTTGAACATCTTTGGGCCTTGCGTGCCATCCCTGGTTTATCTGTCATTCGGCCCGCTGATGCTAACGAGGTTGCCTGGGCTTGGAAAGAAATTCTTGAGAGGCGTGATGGTCCGGTTGGGCTTGTTTTATCACGACAAAATCTTCCTGTGCTCGACAGGACTTGTCTTGCACCTGCCAGCGAACTCAGAAAGGGAGCGTATATCCTAGCTGATGGATCGCGTTATCCGAGATTGATATTAATCGCGACGGGCTCAGAGGTCTCGCTGGCAATAGGTGCTAGGGAAGTTCTTGAAAATCGTGGTATTCCCACAAGAGTGGTTTCGGCGCCGTGTCTTGAGTGGTTCGATCAACAAGAGAAAAGTTACCGCAACCATGTCCTTCCTCCAGACGTAGAAACCAGAATTTCTGTTGAGGCAGGTTTGTCGCTGGGTTGGTCGAAGTATATTGGAGATAAGGGCGCATCCGTTTCTATAGAACACTATGGAGCATCAGCCGCTGGGGATGTTCTTTTTGAACGTTTCGGTTTTACCGTTGAGAATATTGTAAAAACAGCAGATGCTCTGTTGGGAGGGTGTGGTGAATAG
- a CDS encoding glucose-6-phosphate isomerase gives MEVLSSEKEKIRCILDTLVDKKIASRISAKDCSVWVESAREEASRRLGWLDVYDHSLPVAQSAKALRNDLLKNGVDRFVLSGMGGSSLASELMSDYFQTSLIVLDTTDPDHVFRVASEPLDRTSLILSSKSGSTLEVDSHRRLFEKHFKGSGIDPSSRIICITDPNSPLDLLAQEKGYRVFNADPSVGGRFSALTAFGIVPLVLCGIDVTPILSAAKRAFVALKEDSQANPALILGALLAVEGKAAIASESLIGNWIEQLLAESTGKDLTGVLPIVTNGDLSKVRLEGVSYFDVRLEDGSRNSSENSSEKSIQSETECADKEFCARITAGLGEQFVLWEFATAVLGHILSINPFDQPDVEKAKEATRGILGNFKKPEDEPVISLQNGIKTLGGACTQNLGELLDTLGRAIPPSGYLAIQAYLDPKNDDGVMDLVKYMVLRYNRPVTFGWGPRFLHSTGQYHKGGPRIGSFLQLVTDSDRCLEIPGLGFDFGKLIRSQAAGDAQVLRSIGRPVLTLFVNSLEDLTLNLPGLEPSLSN, from the coding sequence TTGGAAGTTTTATCAAGTGAGAAAGAAAAGATCAGGTGCATTCTTGATACCCTAGTTGATAAAAAAATTGCTTCGCGTATCTCTGCGAAGGATTGCTCGGTATGGGTGGAAAGTGCAAGAGAGGAAGCCTCAAGACGTCTTGGATGGCTTGATGTATACGATCACTCTCTCCCCGTTGCACAATCAGCAAAGGCGTTAAGAAATGATCTTCTCAAAAATGGGGTTGACCGCTTTGTCTTGAGTGGCATGGGTGGCTCTTCTCTCGCTTCTGAGTTGATGAGTGATTACTTTCAAACATCTCTTATTGTTCTTGATACAACCGATCCTGATCACGTATTCAGAGTCGCATCCGAGCCACTCGACAGGACTTCCCTCATATTATCTTCCAAATCCGGTAGCACGCTTGAGGTTGATTCGCACAGGCGCTTGTTTGAAAAACACTTTAAAGGCTCTGGAATAGACCCAAGTAGCCGTATTATTTGCATAACTGACCCTAACTCACCATTAGACTTACTCGCGCAAGAAAAGGGTTACAGAGTATTTAATGCAGATCCAAGTGTTGGCGGGCGATTCTCTGCCCTAACAGCCTTTGGAATCGTACCATTAGTGTTGTGCGGAATAGATGTTACTCCGATACTATCTGCAGCGAAGCGGGCCTTTGTTGCACTAAAGGAAGATAGCCAAGCAAATCCGGCGCTTATACTTGGCGCATTGTTAGCTGTTGAGGGTAAGGCCGCAATTGCTTCCGAAAGCCTTATAGGAAATTGGATAGAACAATTATTGGCAGAGTCAACAGGTAAAGATTTAACCGGGGTTTTGCCAATTGTTACGAATGGTGACCTGTCTAAAGTCAGACTGGAAGGTGTGTCGTATTTTGATGTACGGCTAGAAGATGGATCTAGGAATTCTAGCGAGAATTCTAGTGAGAAAAGTATTCAATCTGAGACAGAGTGTGCGGATAAAGAGTTCTGTGCTCGAATTACTGCGGGGCTTGGCGAACAATTCGTATTGTGGGAGTTTGCAACTGCTGTTTTAGGGCATATTCTCTCCATAAACCCCTTTGACCAGCCTGATGTAGAAAAGGCTAAGGAGGCGACAAGAGGTATTTTAGGCAACTTTAAAAAACCTGAAGATGAGCCCGTTATATCTCTTCAAAACGGTATAAAGACCCTTGGAGGTGCCTGTACTCAGAATCTTGGTGAGTTATTAGATACCCTTGGGAGGGCAATCCCGCCCTCCGGGTATCTTGCGATTCAAGCATATTTAGACCCAAAGAATGACGATGGGGTAATGGATCTTGTCAAGTACATGGTGCTGCGCTATAACAGGCCTGTTACATTCGGTTGGGGTCCGAGGTTTTTGCATTCAACTGGGCAGTATCACAAGGGTGGCCCCCGAATTGGCAGCTTCTTGCAACTTGTAACGGATTCTGACAGGTGTTTGGAGATACCGGGCTTGGGTTTTGATTTTGGGAAGTTGATAAGATCTCAGGCCGCGGGTGATGCGCAGGTTCTAAGGTCCATCGGACGACCTGTTTTGACTCTTTTTGTAAATTCATTAGAAGATCTGACTTTGAATCTGCCAGGCCTAGAGCCATCTCTATCCAATTGA
- the zwf gene encoding glucose-6-phosphate dehydrogenase produces MPKVNCATQQIALPGALAIFGATGDLSSKKLLPAVYDLFHNSLLSNGFVLIALNRDFSAQDFICHFRHCVKSFSRTGWSESVFLDLQKRVHHVSGDFSDPETYIELSEKLETTKEETGGNCVFYLSVPPNVFTPIMKNLSASGLSRGCLHKIAVEKPFGNDLKSAIQLNSVLRSAFPERAIFRVDHYLGKETIQNILTFRFGNQIFDPIWNRKHVDHVQITMSEDIGVEGRSKYYDGIGAARDVLQNHLLQLMALITMERPSNLNNASDIRHEKQRVLECVSLPKNIAQNAVRGQYSSGYLRDERVVSFLQEDGVNPSSRTETFAAIKLNADNERWYGVPFYVRTGKRMAKRSAYISLVFKPTDMSILQNVIVIRLQPDEGVSIWFASKVPGYRSDIRQVNFDFSYKSSFTESSPEAYERLILDAMRGEASLFPQQREVELCWGIIDPLEEVWENDNTLIPQYTPGSWGPDTSNDLLLRTSRHWRNY; encoded by the coding sequence ATGCCAAAGGTGAATTGCGCAACACAGCAGATTGCCCTGCCTGGGGCGCTTGCTATATTCGGGGCAACGGGTGACCTGAGCTCCAAAAAACTATTGCCAGCGGTGTACGACTTGTTTCATAACTCTCTTCTATCAAATGGGTTCGTTTTAATTGCTCTGAATAGAGACTTCTCGGCGCAAGATTTTATCTGTCACTTCCGCCATTGCGTTAAGTCTTTCTCTAGGACGGGATGGTCAGAGTCTGTTTTTCTTGATCTCCAAAAAAGGGTACATCATGTAAGTGGCGACTTTTCCGACCCCGAGACATATATTGAGCTCTCTGAGAAATTAGAAACCACCAAAGAGGAAACTGGGGGTAATTGTGTTTTTTATCTCTCAGTTCCGCCAAATGTATTTACTCCCATCATGAAAAACTTGTCTGCTAGTGGGCTGTCTAGAGGATGTTTGCATAAAATTGCTGTTGAAAAACCCTTTGGTAATGACCTTAAAAGTGCAATACAGCTTAATTCAGTGCTTAGGTCAGCTTTCCCTGAGCGTGCTATCTTTCGGGTTGATCACTATCTTGGTAAAGAGACCATTCAAAATATTCTTACTTTTCGTTTTGGAAACCAAATCTTTGACCCTATTTGGAATAGGAAACATGTTGATCATGTGCAGATTACGATGTCTGAAGATATAGGGGTTGAGGGTCGCAGTAAGTACTATGACGGAATCGGTGCTGCACGTGATGTATTACAAAATCATCTTTTGCAGCTTATGGCTCTAATTACGATGGAGAGACCCTCGAATTTGAATAACGCGAGTGATATAAGGCACGAGAAGCAGAGAGTTTTGGAATGTGTGAGTCTTCCGAAAAATATAGCTCAAAATGCTGTTCGTGGCCAATACTCATCCGGCTATCTACGGGATGAGAGGGTTGTATCTTTTTTGCAAGAAGATGGGGTTAATCCATCTTCAAGAACTGAAACATTCGCGGCGATAAAGCTAAATGCCGATAATGAACGTTGGTATGGTGTACCTTTCTACGTTAGAACTGGGAAACGGATGGCAAAACGTAGTGCATATATAAGTCTTGTATTCAAGCCAACTGATATGAGTATTTTGCAAAATGTGATTGTTATAAGGTTGCAACCAGACGAGGGTGTGTCTATTTGGTTTGCGTCGAAAGTGCCCGGTTATCGTTCTGATATTCGACAGGTGAATTTTGATTTTTCGTATAAAAGCTCATTTACTGAATCAAGTCCAGAGGCTTATGAACGCTTAATTCTGGATGCAATGAGGGGTGAGGCCTCCTTGTTTCCGCAGCAAAGAGAAGTGGAGTTGTGTTGGGGCATAATAGACCCCCTTGAGGAGGTTTGGGAAAACGACAATACCCTGATACCCCAATACACTCCAGGAAGTTGGGGGCCAGATACTTCAAACGACCTTTTGCTCAGAACGTCCAGGCACTGGAGAAATTACTGA
- the cysS gene encoding cysteine--tRNA ligase yields MTLNLYDTLSRRIVTLDCRDRVELYVCGPTVQSPPHIGHMRSGVVYDCLRRWLEYKGLPVLYVRNITDIDDKILASARSTETGETWWQIAYRVSGLFNEAYKALFVKPPDYEPLVTAHIPDIIKAIEILIQKNVAYRAMDGSGNVFFSIDKHPSYGELTDQKDLLIDDCITPGKRDPRDFTLWKEKKDTDPDLAFWESPWGPGRPGWHIECSVMATKYLGTRFAIHGGGVDLRFPHHENELAQARALGAHFADIWMHTGAVNVEGIKMSKSFGNSVLVQDALSKVSPSALRYYFLTAHYRSTLNYTENSLSQACNTWNKLQGCIYRVYDYLEREGYENDFCVSQLNTDFSTSLDNDLNIPEALAIVHNKVREMNRLVDTQADMQYLGNTLSEVVEMLSILCPIDHKITYTSGAQDNSKALLQVLLEARDRARSKGDFYTSDLLRELLAEADISVSDGHVSYGSPRG; encoded by the coding sequence ATGACGTTAAATTTATACGATACCCTCTCAAGACGCATTGTTACCCTAGACTGCAGGGATCGTGTGGAACTCTACGTTTGCGGACCCACAGTACAATCACCTCCACATATTGGTCATATGCGATCGGGCGTAGTCTATGACTGTTTGCGACGGTGGTTGGAATACAAAGGCCTTCCGGTTTTGTATGTACGCAATATAACCGATATAGACGATAAAATACTTGCCTCTGCGCGCAGTACTGAAACAGGCGAAACTTGGTGGCAGATTGCCTACAGGGTCTCTGGATTGTTTAATGAAGCCTATAAGGCGTTGTTTGTAAAGCCACCAGACTATGAGCCATTGGTAACAGCGCATATTCCGGACATAATAAAGGCAATAGAGATACTCATACAGAAAAACGTCGCCTACAGGGCGATGGATGGTTCAGGTAACGTCTTTTTCAGTATTGATAAGCACCCAAGTTATGGTGAGCTAACTGACCAGAAAGATCTTTTAATCGATGATTGCATTACTCCTGGAAAGCGTGACCCCAGAGATTTTACTCTATGGAAAGAAAAAAAAGACACAGATCCTGACTTGGCTTTTTGGGAGTCCCCCTGGGGTCCCGGAAGACCGGGCTGGCATATAGAATGCTCAGTTATGGCAACGAAGTACTTAGGCACTCGTTTTGCCATACACGGGGGTGGAGTTGACTTACGTTTCCCTCATCATGAAAATGAGTTGGCTCAAGCCCGCGCTTTGGGAGCGCATTTTGCTGATATATGGATGCACACGGGGGCAGTCAATGTTGAAGGTATCAAAATGTCTAAGTCTTTTGGTAACTCAGTTCTTGTTCAGGATGCTTTGTCAAAAGTGTCACCGTCTGCTTTGCGATACTATTTTCTAACTGCACACTACCGCTCAACCCTTAATTACACGGAAAATTCTTTGTCGCAAGCCTGTAACACTTGGAATAAACTTCAAGGATGTATATACCGAGTATATGACTACCTCGAACGCGAGGGTTATGAAAACGACTTCTGCGTTTCCCAATTGAATACGGATTTTTCTACCTCACTTGATAATGACCTAAATATACCCGAAGCTCTTGCTATTGTTCACAATAAGGTAAGAGAAATGAATCGCTTGGTTGATACACAGGCAGATATGCAATATTTGGGGAATACACTGTCAGAAGTTGTAGAGATGCTTTCTATTTTGTGCCCAATTGATCATAAAATAACATACACCAGTGGAGCGCAGGATAATAGCAAAGCCTTGCTTCAAGTATTACTTGAAGCAAGAGACAGGGCGCGCTCTAAGGGTGATTTTTATACTTCAGACCTTTTGCGAGAATTATTAGCCGAAGCGGATATAAGCGTTTCAGACGGTCATGTGTCTTATGGTAGTCCGCGGGGATGA
- a CDS encoding 2-C-methyl-D-erythritol 2,4-cyclodiphosphate synthase — translation MAVGLLLLAAGVGSRLSSSLPKAFVSVGGLDLIQWCLKNLGQLRTALEVVVTVPKGFVELCERNVLQSLGTLEKIKIVTGGATRQDSVGLGIRYFSARITKLLVHDVARAFTPPEIYLSVIKQLETSKAVIPVIAIVDSIKKVNMQDAYREVARGPGEPFHTKSVLHLDRREFFSAQTPQGFDRALLEAAHERSVASNEQFADDSVMVAQIEKDITLINGHEASFKVTNPCDLQRAEFAASSLLSKSNVSPVNISQPPISALSMPLPLIGVGIDFHKFILDESPLFLACLEWKNYRRLQGHSDGDVVAHACTTALLSAANMGDIGSVFGVDLAATKDASGAYFLESTNRLLATNGFCVLNIAVQVISNTPRLADRRVEAEHAISDCLSGARISLSSVTTDGMGFLGRGEGIGAIAVAQIYHR, via the coding sequence ATGGCAGTTGGATTGCTTTTGCTTGCGGCGGGTGTCGGTAGCAGGCTGTCTTCTTCTCTGCCGAAGGCATTTGTCTCAGTTGGTGGTTTGGATTTAATACAATGGTGCCTAAAAAACTTGGGTCAGTTAAGAACAGCTTTGGAAGTTGTTGTCACTGTTCCAAAGGGTTTTGTTGAGCTTTGCGAAAGAAATGTTTTACAGAGCCTAGGAACTCTTGAAAAGATTAAGATAGTAACTGGCGGGGCAACTCGGCAGGATTCCGTTGGTCTTGGTATCAGGTATTTTTCTGCAAGGATAACAAAACTTCTTGTGCATGATGTAGCTCGTGCATTTACACCTCCTGAGATTTATCTATCGGTTATTAAGCAACTTGAGACATCTAAAGCTGTTATTCCTGTAATTGCGATTGTCGATAGCATAAAGAAGGTAAATATGCAGGACGCATATCGAGAGGTTGCACGGGGCCCCGGTGAACCTTTTCATACCAAGAGCGTGTTGCATCTTGACAGGAGAGAATTTTTTAGCGCACAGACCCCACAGGGCTTTGATCGCGCGCTGCTTGAAGCTGCCCACGAGCGCTCTGTTGCTAGCAATGAACAGTTTGCCGATGACTCTGTAATGGTTGCCCAGATTGAAAAGGATATAACACTGATAAATGGACATGAGGCGAGTTTTAAGGTAACCAATCCGTGTGATTTGCAGCGCGCCGAATTTGCGGCATCAAGTCTGCTCTCTAAGTCGAATGTATCTCCTGTAAACATCTCGCAACCGCCGATCTCTGCTCTAAGCATGCCGTTACCACTCATTGGGGTTGGTATTGATTTTCATAAATTCATTCTGGACGAGTCCCCACTCTTCTTGGCTTGTCTAGAGTGGAAAAATTACAGAAGATTGCAAGGTCATAGTGATGGGGATGTTGTTGCGCATGCTTGTACAACGGCTCTTTTATCTGCCGCGAATATGGGGGATATAGGAAGTGTCTTTGGTGTTGACCTGGCCGCAACAAAAGATGCATCCGGGGCTTATTTTTTGGAATCAACTAACAGACTTTTGGCAACAAATGGATTTTGTGTTCTAAATATTGCGGTGCAAGTTATTTCTAATACCCCGCGCCTTGCAGACAGGAGAGTCGAAGCAGAGCATGCAATTTCAGACTGTCTATCAGGCGCGCGAATCAGTCTTTCTTCTGTAACAACTGATGGCATGGGGTTTCTAGGTCGCGGTGAGGGGATTGGGGCAATTGCTGTTGCTCAGATTTACCACCGATAA
- the tal gene encoding transaldolase: MVNSLQKLSTAGVSVWLDDLSRSRITDGDLKKRIEKQCVVGVTTNPSIFAKSIASSRDYDSSFKNAFSRGCTLDEAVLSVISEDVSGALDLLADSYSASKGIDGRVSIEVDPTLAYDTEGTFRSVKSIWESINKPNLYVKIPATREGLEAISQSIASGVCVNVTLIFSLQRYREVIDAYLTGLERAVEAGRSIENIFSVASFFVSRFDVYVDEQLDNIGTPQALHLKGRAAVANARLAYEVYEEAFATPRYKILADKGANKQRPLWASTGVKNPRYPDTCYVTNLVARDVVNTMPEATLDAVNDHGEIRGDTITGTYEDSRAILSELAELGVNYTEVTDKLEADGVKQFIDSWNQLKSNVRSRF; encoded by the coding sequence GTGGTGAATAGCCTGCAGAAATTATCTACTGCCGGTGTAAGTGTGTGGCTTGATGACCTTTCCCGTTCGAGAATTACTGATGGTGACCTGAAGAAGAGGATTGAGAAGCAGTGCGTTGTTGGGGTTACAACTAATCCAAGTATTTTTGCCAAATCCATTGCCTCTAGCCGTGATTACGATTCCTCGTTTAAAAACGCATTTTCGAGAGGATGCACCCTTGATGAGGCAGTCTTAAGTGTGATTTCTGAGGATGTTAGTGGGGCGCTTGATCTGCTGGCAGATTCTTATAGCGCTTCGAAGGGTATTGATGGCAGGGTTAGCATAGAAGTTGACCCAACTCTTGCGTATGACACGGAGGGAACATTCCGTTCCGTGAAAAGCATATGGGAGTCAATTAACAAGCCTAACTTGTATGTGAAAATTCCCGCTACGCGGGAAGGGTTAGAGGCTATCTCGCAGTCGATTGCTTCTGGAGTGTGTGTTAATGTCACGCTGATATTTAGTCTTCAGAGGTACAGAGAAGTTATAGATGCCTATCTCACAGGCCTTGAGCGTGCTGTTGAAGCAGGAAGATCCATTGAAAACATTTTTTCTGTTGCCAGCTTTTTCGTCTCCCGCTTTGATGTCTATGTTGATGAGCAATTAGATAACATCGGCACACCGCAGGCTCTTCACTTGAAGGGCAGGGCTGCAGTTGCGAATGCCAGACTTGCTTATGAGGTGTATGAGGAGGCTTTTGCGACACCAAGATATAAGATCCTTGCAGATAAGGGAGCCAATAAACAGCGACCGTTATGGGCTAGTACCGGTGTGAAAAATCCGAGATACCCCGATACCTGTTACGTTACAAATCTAGTGGCACGAGATGTTGTAAACACCATGCCAGAGGCTACACTTGATGCAGTGAATGATCATGGTGAAATAAGGGGCGATACAATAACTGGCACATACGAAGATTCAAGAGCCATCCTCAGTGAACTTGCTGAACTTGGCGTGAATTATACTGAGGTAACAGACAAGCTTGAAGCTGATGGTGTTAAACAGTTTATAGATTCCTGGAATCAGTTAAAGTCGAATGTGAGGTCCCGCTTCTGA
- a CDS encoding DsbA family protein — protein sequence MDLTKRERRDRAREKARHIRDQQVKSERRARWFIQGGVLLAIFAVVSAVVLVIVFSVPSQAAGPRNMVSDGIVFGPKGEPILTEGIHPEFGPTPYYESAENGKINIRVYADYSCHYCKQFEETTSAYLSSLLDGGNATLSIHPIAIFGSGLNRYSVRATNAVACVANYSPKYFLSVNAALFQHQESALQNRGLGNDELWTIASASGASDPKVEECIKHEMFSDWAVAATERATRYILPNSDNVSLRGTPTVLVNGALYTGSPGDLDSFKRFIAESQGKTFSTKPPSHTGARNT from the coding sequence ATGGATTTAACTAAGAGGGAGCGACGTGATCGCGCCCGGGAGAAGGCCAGGCACATACGTGACCAACAGGTTAAATCCGAGAGGCGCGCGCGGTGGTTTATCCAGGGCGGTGTTCTACTTGCAATATTTGCGGTTGTAAGTGCGGTAGTTCTTGTTATTGTTTTTTCTGTTCCTTCTCAGGCAGCTGGTCCACGTAATATGGTTTCTGATGGTATTGTTTTTGGGCCAAAAGGGGAACCAATTTTAACTGAGGGTATCCATCCTGAGTTCGGTCCTACTCCTTACTATGAAAGTGCGGAGAATGGAAAGATAAACATCAGGGTTTACGCTGACTACAGCTGTCATTACTGCAAGCAGTTCGAAGAGACTACCTCCGCGTATCTCAGCAGTTTATTGGATGGCGGTAATGCAACCCTGTCTATCCACCCAATTGCGATATTTGGTTCAGGGCTTAATCGTTATTCGGTTAGGGCGACAAATGCCGTTGCGTGTGTTGCAAACTACTCTCCGAAATATTTTCTTTCTGTTAATGCCGCCTTGTTTCAACACCAAGAATCTGCACTTCAGAACAGAGGTTTGGGCAATGATGAACTTTGGACTATTGCCTCTGCATCCGGGGCTTCTGACCCAAAGGTTGAGGAGTGTATAAAGCACGAGATGTTTTCAGATTGGGCCGTTGCTGCTACCGAAAGGGCTACCAGGTATATTCTTCCTAATAGTGACAATGTCTCCCTCAGGGGCACCCCAACTGTTCTTGTGAATGGTGCCCTTTATACTGGCTCTCCGGGTGATCTTGACTCTTTTAAGCGCTTTATTGCCGAATCTCAGGGCAAGACTTTCAGTACAAAACCGCCGAGTCACACAGGCGCTCGGAATACCTAG
- a CDS encoding HGxxPAAW family protein encodes MSSNHSVSHGNSFAAWFLVVCILSAFLAGGIFLIFDLKVLLLPCAVLVVVGILGGLSFKKKTYNQ; translated from the coding sequence ATGTCTTCAAATCACTCTGTTTCTCATGGTAATTCTTTCGCAGCATGGTTTTTGGTTGTGTGCATCTTATCAGCGTTTCTCGCTGGGGGTATATTTCTTATATTCGACTTAAAAGTTTTACTTCTTCCCTGCGCCGTACTGGTCGTTGTAGGCATCCTGGGAGGTTTGAGCTTCAAGAAGAAGACTTATAATCAGTAA
- the rlmB gene encoding 23S rRNA (guanosine(2251)-2'-O)-methyltransferase RlmB has protein sequence MRRKNRSVSSSSRRSGLPNQIEHNTIVGINPVYEALRERVPSIKLLIDKSFALKHNPRVSKIMNYSDIPHIFVPRSTLDRLTDLPHQGVALLCKSYRPSRAEELLKQTWPRPPLFIACDQVTDPRNLGAIVRSAAAFRASAVLIGKNRSARVTPMVWKASAGAVGKLPIAEVGNLTRYIVRFREYGGFVLGLDSNSKTPIDKSVFLKKEDKRALLLIVGSEGSGISHLVKKHCDELLTIPTDASVDSLNVSVAVSIALYELQR, from the coding sequence ATGAGACGAAAAAACAGGTCAGTTTCTAGCTCTTCAAGAAGGTCCGGGTTACCAAACCAGATTGAGCACAATACGATTGTTGGAATAAATCCGGTATACGAGGCGTTGCGTGAAAGGGTGCCATCGATAAAGCTCCTTATAGATAAAAGTTTTGCGCTTAAACACAATCCACGAGTGTCAAAAATCATGAATTATTCAGATATTCCTCATATATTTGTACCTCGCAGCACACTCGATAGATTGACAGACTTGCCTCATCAGGGTGTCGCGCTACTGTGCAAGTCTTATAGACCCAGTCGCGCGGAAGAGCTCTTGAAACAGACTTGGCCCCGTCCTCCTTTATTCATTGCATGCGATCAGGTTACAGATCCTCGCAATCTTGGTGCGATTGTACGCTCAGCGGCTGCCTTTCGCGCATCGGCTGTTCTAATAGGCAAGAATCGCAGTGCTCGTGTAACACCTATGGTATGGAAAGCGAGTGCTGGGGCAGTTGGCAAATTACCCATTGCGGAGGTGGGGAATCTAACCCGTTATATTGTCCGTTTTAGAGAGTACGGTGGTTTTGTACTGGGTTTAGATTCGAATTCTAAGACTCCAATTGATAAAAGTGTTTTTTTAAAAAAGGAGGACAAACGTGCACTTCTGCTTATTGTTGGCAGCGAAGGTAGCGGCATAAGTCATCTTGTAAAAAAACACTGTGATGAACTGCTTACAATTCCGACGGATGCTTCTGTTGATTCTCTAAATGTGTCGGTTGCTGTCAGTATAGCCTTGTATGAACTGCAGCGGTAA